The DNA window CATTGatcgaatttttgtttcgcaaatcaaaataaatccaAATATTTGTGAAATAAATCGATCCATCATATGCGAATAATTAGTCAAcccaaatcaatcaatcaatcaatcaatatcagAAGTTTGaagatgaaattttcttttcttttcttttttttgttcatttattaatatatatcgatcatcaatattaatatttgaataattataTGGAAATCGATGAaccacaaacacaaaatgaaatgaaatgaaaaaaaaaatcaatcttgaccatcaaaaataaaacaatcgatcaatcaatcaatgaaaatgagatCAAATCACAAATTGTGTGATGTTTAGCTGTttggccaccaccaccaccaaaatgattaaaacaaTCACTAAATGCCCCGTGTATGTAATGTGATGTGAtttgaataacaacaacaacaaaaaaatttgaccgaaaaaaaattattggtgtcatgatgatgtccagatcattgtcattcaagatgaaattttttttttttttttttgaaaaatcctcatttgtaataatcaatcaaaatcgattattatgataGAGCGATGGATAGATACACAAAGACCAATTTGTTCATCGACCCttttatccatccatctatctaCCTACCTACCTACCTACCTACCTACGTACCTATCAGGCAAACTAACAAATCGGAAGAAAATCATTACCGAAAAGTGTGGAAATCAATGAACCAAACGAAATAAAtagataaaaaacaacaaggaAGCTATTTTcgggtattttttttctctacagtaatagaaaaaaaaatttttgttctcaatattcaatgatgatgatgatgatgtgatggtcgattgatcgatcgcttgatcaattgatggctgttgttgataatcatcaactaTTTGATTAATGAGGCCaattagttgttgttgttgttgctgtgttGCTGTGAACACCAATAAAttccagcaaaaaaaaattataaattgaaattcaaaggaaatgaagaaattcacagaaataaaaaaaaacatttttgatgtaattcatcattatattgtggtaatccatttttttcgtcattcTTCCCATCATCGTCTTATttggtcattatcattatcatttttgattaaaatgacCCGGCTTGACGATCCGGTGAAcccaatgattattttttttttttttttgcagtgGTCAACCATTTGTTGTTCTCTCTtatcacaaacaaaccacaacaacaacaacaacaacaacaaaaaatctttgGCTACCAcataatcaccatcaccaaaaTAGTTGCTCCTGTTGATCATAATcgtgattatcatcatcatcatcatcaaacaatgaaCTCGTATATAAGCATCTCccaactaaaaaaaacaacgatgaatgataaaaaaaaacgaagacgAAGAGAATCTCCTCATTTCAACCAGATCGAactctttttcttcattcatccTCAAAAGATGAACTTTTCATTCGTTCGTTCGATcgttgaataaatgaaaaggatgaatgaatatgatgaatataaataaataaaataaaaaaaatgaggtCTATGACACAATAAATGttctggttttttcttttcttgttagtcgttttttttatcaaaacagaaaaaaaagtttcaaaaataacatcggtaaaaaaaataaaaatttcatgtcatcgaacacaaaaaacacctctctctgtgtgtgtgtgtgtgtgtgtgtgtgtgtatgcgatGGACGaattaatcgattaatcgattcgaatgaatgaatgaaaaaaaatgtatcctTCGTTCGTATTTTGAacgaaaggaaaaaatttttttcttttatgatttgtttcatttaccATGAACATTATCGTttacaattgaatttcattggaagtagaaaaaaaatgataatgtaaatgtttagatgatgatgatgatgatgacgacgatgatcaCCATTCAAGTACATTTTGGcggctgtttttttttgcatttgtgtctgtgtgtgtataagtGTTTGATGTCCTTCGACAATCGCCAAGATCAAGTTCAActaaacaaatatatattaaaaaatgatcatcatcaacagtttgttgttgttgttgttgttgttgtcgttgttgttgttgttattgtctttctctctcttttttttatcgccaaacaaaaaaaaacatcgtcaatgacaatcatcattgacattgtCGTGTAGCTATCATTTTCCCTTCTACACCCACCACCacagccaccaccaccaccatcacaacacttttttttaattctttcgaaacaaaataatttgttgccttctacaacaacaacaacgaaaacaaaacaaaaaaaattgcaatttatcaacaacaacaacaacaaatggtggaccaacaaaaatttaaatatttttttcttcgtcagaaaaaaaacaacaacaacagcaacaacaaaaaaaaatccaatccaagatcaaacaaataaattcgaatgaaatttatccaaaaaacagacacacacacagagatcAAAGTCCatccaaaattattatcactaaTTGTCAATAAACCAAAGAATTAAATTAGATCCtgatggcaacaacaacaacaacaagacaacaacgacaaatatTGCAACGCAataatctaaaaaaaaatgaaaagatttttgATTGCAACAAGTAGCTTGTGGtaacaaagtttttttttttttgatttatttatttgagtgagaacgaaaaaagagagagagagaatgaaatattgtcatttttttttgttcaatggttctgtatgatgatgatgatgattatcgtcAATGTCATGGccatgtgtgtttgtgtgtgatttgttcatcacgcatttatttttttttttgcttgaacgacaatcaatatcatttggttgcagcaaaaaaaaaaacagccacAGCAGCTTtgcaatcaaacaacaaaatgaaaagaaaaattttttcaatgtcattttttcatcatcatcatcatcaattctcAATGATCAcatattgattcattcacatttgatgataatatgacagaaaacaaaaaaaaaattttttatttttgatatattagatatcgatatatcgtgtgaaattttcaaaaagtaaaaaaaaaaaaaaaaaaacaattcaatgacaaaacacacacctactaaacaatgatcaatgatcattaatcattgaccggatatatatgaataaatttcaatttcaaaatcatcatcatcatcaacttacTAAATACGATGGTGGTTTTTTCTTCGGCTAATGAACCAATTGTTAGCCACTTGTGTAAgcaaccttttttttcatggatttcattcaattcaatccatTGGTCgtgatataataattataatgaaaatcgaGAACACAGACAAAGAAACTGAAGATAAATAAACTTCGTTTTATTCGAATAAATTATGTCATCAACAAACCAGAAAAGGGTGCTATTCACATACACcattacacacatacattcgAATATACTAAAATGATctattaatcatcataatcataataatccttttttgaacaaaaaaaaacattgagactattttttattcataataataaaatgatgatgatgatttttcgtttccaaaatacatcaaacaaaaaaaattatttttttttcttcattcaatcCCTATATAGgatgttttgatttgaataccCAAAGTagagtgatgatgatgacgatgatggtgataatgatgatggttaatCATAAGCTAATTTATCGAAAAATTCCGATCCATTCACCAATACATTATTCTTTGTACGTTTCATTTTGTCTAATGCCATtaaaaaatctttcatttGTATTGGCCGTAAATTCAAcattaattgatcaatatttgtatgatcaatttgatttgaatatgaatgtGATAATTCTTTTATTCGTATCATTGCCGATAATCGACATAATTCTTTTAGATCTGATCCACTAAATGTTTCACATTGTTTGGCCAATGATACTAGATCAACATCATGATCAAGTGATTCTTTTGATAATATTAGCTGTAATATTTTTTGCCGCTGTTCATTATTAGGTAAACTAATATGAAATGTAGCTGGCATTCGCCGCCGTATtgcattatcaacatcatttggACGATTTGTTGCTCCCATAACAATAACcgaacaattattattggaaataAGACCATCCCAAAGTATCATAAATTGTgctttcatcattgatgttgCTTCATGATCATGTGTTTCACGTTTACGtagaaatgaatcaatttcatcaataaatatgATACAAGGCTGTATTTTGATTGCCAAGGTAAAAACAGCGGCTGCCAATTTTTGTGATTCACCATACCATTTATCAGTCAATGCTGAGATGTCTAAATTGATAAATCtgttcattgtcatcataggaaggaaaaaatgaaaatgtaaatgagaaaataaaaaaaaatttcaataattaattaCACACTACAATACCTTGCACCAGCTTCTTTAGCTGTAGCTTTAGCAACCATTGTTTTTCCTACACCGGGTGGCCCATACAATAGAACACCTTTTGGTGGTTCATGTAATTTCGAATAAACGGTTAAATTCGGTACCTTCAATGGTAATATAACCGTTGTTtgtaattcatcaataatatcaTCCAGACCGGCAATATCTTTCCAACTAATTTCCAATTCTTCAGGATTAACTAGCTGTGATGCTATTGTTAATTCATATTCTGAAAGTACATTTTTATATGCTGATATTCCAATTCTttgtaatgttttttctgcctgataaaaaaaacgaatgaatagGTTAAACAAGGACAAGGACATATACAATGATATATAGAATAtaattacaataataatttattttcacacTCACCTTTTCTTTggcttttgatttttgttttcttgtcGGATCAATGGCATTGATCATCCATTTAACGGTCAGATATGATGCAGCTGCAATCAAACCAACACGAAGGACGGCAATGGCCAATTCTCGTCGTAATGAATCATCCGACATTGATCTCGTGGTTAagttcaaaaataaatatcgtAATTAGATTGTTCTACTATGAAGAATTCAACAGCAATTAATTATAACAAAGCAAATTAAATGagtaaatgaataaacaaatgaaaattataataacaatttcaatttgcaAATTGAGCAAatgtg is part of the Dermatophagoides farinae isolate YC_2012a chromosome 9, ASM2471394v1, whole genome shotgun sequence genome and encodes:
- the LOC124497954 gene encoding outer mitochondrial transmembrane helix translocase; the protein is MSDDSLRRELAIAVLRVGLIAAASYLTVKWMINAIDPTRKQKSKAKEKAEKTLQRIGISAYKNVLSEYELTIASQLVNPEELEISWKDIAGLDDIIDELQTTVILPLKVPNLTVYSKLHEPPKGVLLYGPPGVGKTMVAKATAKEAGARFINLDISALTDKWYGESQKLAAAVFTLAIKIQPCIIFIDEIDSFLRKRETHDHEATSMMKAQFMILWDGLISNNNCSVIVMGATNRPNDVDNAIRRRMPATFHISLPNNEQRQKILQLILSKESLDHDVDLVSLAKQCETFSGSDLKELCRLSAMIRIKELSHSYSNQIDHTNIDQLMLNLRPIQMKDFLMALDKMKRTKNNVLVNGSEFFDKLAYD